From a single Glycine soja cultivar W05 chromosome 19, ASM419377v2, whole genome shotgun sequence genomic region:
- the LOC114398324 gene encoding uncharacterized protein LOC114398324 has translation MRHIAQNFLRGNSNCKHLKKPLMLAGYAYTEKMHWQHLGDIRANKPSAAEWLDQLPKQKWVQCFDEGKRWGHMTTNLSESDNSMLKNTRHLPVSSLVEETYFKTAQLFANRGRQTQAMINSGSQYSEVVFDAINSGQQESNTYIVNEFDRHNHTFIITETQSPLETPRPPGRFRVMLQSQKCDCGEFQAKHLPCSHVMAACKSVNVDPMTYVPMIFTLQHILYIYDNSFGLLPHESMWQEYEGDQWGPDPRRKRTAKGRPVSTRILRWTKTKMNEQVEKNVDFAGNMVIAEIIILMYPRLSFSLDKCHCLNILLMT, from the exons ATGCGCCACATTGCACAAAACTTTCTTCGTGGTAACTCAAACTGCAAACATTTAAAGAAACCACTTATGTTGGCTG GGTACGCATACACGGAGAAGATGCACTGGCAACATCTTGGGGATATTCGTGCGAATAAGCCAAGTGCAGCTGAATGGCTTGATCAATTACCCAAACAAAAATGGGTACAATGCTTTGATGAGGGGAAACGTTGGGGACATATGACTACCAATTTGTCGGAGTCTGATAATTCCATGTTAAAAAACACAAGACATTTGCCGGTGTCATCGTTGGTTGAGGAGACCTATTTCAAGACCGCACAACTCTTTGCTAATAGAGGTCGACAAACTCAGGCAATGATCAACTCCGGCTCACAGTATTCTGAAGTCGTCTTCGATGCAATCAATAGTGGTCAACAAGAATCTAATACATACATTGTAAATGAATTTGACAGACACAATCACACTTTTATTATAACAGAGACTCAATCCCCACTTGAAACACCCAGACCACCTGGAAGGTTTAGAGTAATGTTACAATCCCAAAAGTGTGATTGTGGTGAATTTCAGGCTAAACATTTACCGTGTTCTCACGTCATGGCTGCCTGTAAATCTGTCAATGTTGATCCCATGACCTATGTGCCGATGATATTCACTTTACAACACATTTTGTACATCTACGACAACTCCTTTGGTTTATTGCCACACGAATCAATGTGGCAAGAATATGAAGGAGATCAGTGGGGTCCTGATCCAAGGAGAAAGAGGACTGCAAAGGGTCGTCCTGTTTCAACTCGCATTCTGAGATGGACGAAGACAAAAATGAACGAGcaagtagaaaaaaatgtggACTTTGCCGGCAACATGGTCATAGCAGAAATAATTATCCTAATGTATCCTCGTCTTAGTTTTTCCTTAGACAAATgtcattgtttaaatattttattgatgacGTAG